The following proteins are encoded in a genomic region of Neoarius graeffei isolate fNeoGra1 chromosome 6, fNeoGra1.pri, whole genome shotgun sequence:
- the LOC132887968 gene encoding uncharacterized protein LOC132887968 produces MSSYWSKRRRIAKGVESDLLSIGLTSSAECGGEGVSYEVTEVQFTHGGSGVEPLPGHSAHSGQSSGGVSEQVHSGQSSGGVSEQVHSGQSSGGVSEQVHSGQSSGGVSEQVHSGQSSGGVSEDEQSSEHAHDSDGSEEICSSGEDTRSHLAQWAVRRRISHAALADLLSFLSGKLHGLPKNPRTLLKTKTTYHVKNISGGSYYHFGFDHGISSHLANKKTPLTCPSLTIQVNIDGLPLYKSSNAQFWPILGLIECFENRVQTNREPFVIGIYFGNQKPTTLEFLDEFVSDARVLERDGFFYQGASIAIALSAVVCDAPARAFIRRSKGHTGFYSCHKCHQKGVTYQGRMTFPQSDAPPRLDSETFDEFSDEQHFTGFSPFNLLSVGIVTQFPHDYMHVVCLGVVRKLLYFWMRKPLHTRVGTAVVQEVSTTLLGYRSYFPIEFNRKPRTLTDFERWKATELRSFLLYTGPACLKGRVPAAIYNNFMLLSVAMTILLSVSLVGDYADYAHSLLLAFVKHCNQLYGREYIGYNMHALLHLSEETKTYGALDNISCFPFKNFLGQLKTTIRKPNKPLEQVIRRLSEKRFKSSECLSIESGLTMEHYSGPVPPHLTAIKQFKRMHVQRVIIQVSTSDSCVELAGGRIVVIENIIVDNKAEVHIVFRSFSKLCNLFDYPLESSEVGIYHLSALTPQLHHTLAAHIERKYVLLPVKDGFAGLPMLHQ; encoded by the coding sequence ATGTCTAGTTACTGGAGTAAGAGAAGAAGGATTGCTAAAGGCGTTGAATCAGACTTACTGAGTATAGGCCTAACTTCTTCAGCAGAGTGTGGGGGGGAAGGGGTGTCATATGAAGTGACTGAGGTCCAATTTACTCATGGGGGCAGTGGGGTAGAACCCCTACCAGGACATAGTGCCCATTCAGGACAGAGCAGTGGTGGAGTTAGTGAGCAGGTCCATTCAGGAcagagcagtggtggagtgagtgagcaggtccattcaggacagagcagtggtggagtgagtgagcaggtccattcaggacagagcagtggtggagtgagtgagcaggtccattcaggacagagcagtggtggagtgagtgaGGATGAACAGTCCAGTGAACATGCACATGACAGTGATGGCAGTGAGGAAATCTGTTCTTCAGGCGAAGACACACGAAGTCACCTTGCTCAATGGGCAGTTAGGAGAAGGATAAGCCATGCTGCTTTGGCAGATTTATTATCTTTTCTCTCTGGAAAATTGCATGGCTTGCCAAAAAATCCTAGAACGTTACTAAAAACAAAAACCACGTATCATGTTAAAAATATTTCAGGCGGTAGCTACTATCATTTTGGCTTCGATCATGGCATTTCCTCTCATCTTGCTAACAAAAAAACTCCTTTGACTTGCCCGTCTTTAACAATCCAAGTGAACATAGATGGCCTGCCCCTCTATAAAAGCTCAAATGCACAGTTCTGGCCTATTTTAGGGCTCATTGAGTGTTTTGAGAATCGGGTACAGACAAACAGGGAGCCATTTGTTATCGGGATCTACTTTGGAAATCAGAAACCTACAACACTAGAGTTTCTAGATGAGTTTGTCAGTGACGCACGTGTTCTTGAGAGAGATGGCTTTTTTTACCAGGGTGCTTCTATCGCTATAGCATTGTCAGCAGTGGTCTGTGACGCGCCTGCACGGGCATTTATCCGAAGGTCAAAGGGACACACTGGGTTCTACAGTTGTCACAAATGCCATCAAAAGGGAGTGACATACCAAGGAAGAATGACCTTTCCACAATCAGATGCACCACCTAGACTGGACAGCGAAACATTTGATGAGTTTAGTGATGAGCAGCATTTCACAGGATTTAGTCCATTCAATCTTTTGTCAGTTGGAATAGTCACACAGTTTCCTCATGACTATATGCATGTGGTGTGCTTAGGGGTAGTGCGGAAACTGTTATACTTCTGGATGAGGAAGCCATTGCACACTCGAGTAGGTACAGCTGTCGTGCAGGAGGTGTCAACTACGCTTTTGGGTTATCGCTCATATTTCCCCATTGAATTCAACCGGAAGCCCCGAACTCTTACTGATTTTGAGAGGTGGAAAGCTACTGAGCTTCGCTCATTCCTGCTATACACTGGGCCAGCTTGCTTAAAGGGCAGAGTACCAGCAGCAATTTACAACAACTTCATGTTGCTGTCTGTGGCCATGACTATTTTACTTAGTGTATCTTTAGTGGGAGATTATGCTGACTATGCACACAGTCTACTCTTGGCATTTGTGAAACACTGCAACCAACTGTATGGTAGGGAGTACATTGGGTACAATATGCATGCCTTACTCCACCTCAGTGAGGAAACAAAGACATATGGAGCGTTAGACAACATATCCTGCTTCCCTTTCAAAAATTTCCTCGGCCAGCTAAAAACAACGATCCGGAAACCCAACAAGCCCCTAGAGCAGGTCATTCGTCGCTTGTCTGAAAAAAGGTTTAAGTCCAGTGAGTGTCTAAGTATCGAGTCAGGCCTAACAATGGAACATTACAGTGGCCCTGTACCACCGCATCTTACTGCCATAAAACAATTTAAAAGAATGCATGTTCAGAGGGTCATCATTCAGGTCTCAACAAGTGACAGTTGTGTGGAGTTAGCGGGGGGAAGGATAGTGGTCATCGAAAACATCATAGTTGACAACAAGGCAGAAGTGCACATAGTGTTTAGGTCCTTCTCAAAGCTCTGCAACCTCTTTGACTACCCACTCGAGTCATCTGAAGTTGGCATCTACCATCTGTCTGCCCTGACACCTCAACTGCATCACACTCTAGCTGCACACATAGAGAGAAAATATGTCCTCCTTCCAGTTAAGGATGGCTTTGCTGGGCTACCAATGTTGCATCAGTAG
- the LOC132887969 gene encoding sterile alpha motif domain-containing protein 3-like, whose translation MVDAWSTHEVCLWLEQNSLSEAKQIFFEQQIDGETLLGLTERMVEKLFPIMKHQVLFLKELEKLRSTSSAQKSNPTCDTLPVESNTHQQAHVSWPALYTLPVMPPELQEALHRKDPSFKKKDKSHLRALLIQVLFDHITTYTWYPNHKKYTDVLGCLITRFPFLRDHSSTGYDTLLECLRNKFKKERSPLVNFPKVMEMKRKFGTKKQRSVDHESLEDSPAYQRAKRRRTEAIQACWGSLDPTQEIVVELESVGEDDLSFQEHLNAINNELRRRQPDLTQIMDRMKRTLYKRVEVTAKPTGEVMQMFPFFQIPELLHYEMRLRFGQDMELNLQNALTTITANIIRAAQQGNHKEQLTTWLTEATTDDHLKSAAILILPELFKERSKFFYCLDEEPCSPFPVMVIDNAVNPLLCSNNVSIKMDGVTVTSGEMDIPHALQCLLEIYFIFGVEYPKQIRHTLSFVEHYFFKIQNTPVSIPVLKLYNQICS comes from the exons ATGGTTGATGCGTGGTCCACCCATGAGGTCTGTCTGTGGCTGGAGCAGAATTCTTTAAGCGAGGCTAAACAGATCTTCTTTG AACAACAGATTGATGGGGAAACACTACTGGGACTAACAGAGCGGATGGTAGAAAAACTGTTTCCCATCATGAAACACCAGGTCTTGTTTTTGAAAGAGTTGGAGAAGTTGCGCAGCACATCATCAGCACA AAAATCCAATCCAACATGTGACACACTACCTGTAGAGTCAAATACTCA TCAACAAGCTCATGTGTCATGGCCAGCACTGTATACCCTGCCTGTTATGCCACCAGAGCTACAGGAAGCTCTACACAGAAAAGATCCATCTTTCAAaaaaaaggataaatcacacttgAGAGCATTGTTAATACAAGTTCTATTTGACCACATAACAACGTACACATG GTACCCTAACCATAAAAAATACACCGATGTTCTCGGATGTCTGATCACCAGATTTCCCTTTTTGAGAGACCACAGCAGCACTGGATAT GATACCTTGCTGGAGTGCTTAAGGAACAAGTTTAAAAAGGAAAGGTCTCCCTTGGTGAACTTCCCAAAAGTTATGGAGATGAAGAGGAAGTTTGGGACAAAGAAACAGCGAAGTGTAGACCATGAGTCTCTGGAGGACTCACCTGCATATCAG AGGGCAAAGAGACGCAGGACAGAAGCAATCCAGGCATGTTGGGGGAGCTTGGATCCAACACAAGAG ATTGTAGTGGAACTTGAGAGTGTTGGGGAGGATGACCTGAGTTTTCAGGAACATCTAAATGCGATTAATAATGAGCTACGCCGGCGACAGCCAGATCTAACACAAATCATGGATAGGATGAAGCGCACTCTTTATAAAAGGGTTGAAGTCACGGCCAAGCCAACAGGCGAAGTCATGCAGATGTTCCCCTTTTTTCAGATTCCCGAACTG TTGCATTATGAAATGAGGCTGCGGTTCGGTCAGGACATGGAGCTAAATCTCCAGAATGCCCTCACAACAATCACGGCAAACATCATCAGGGCGGCTCAGCAGGGGAACCACAAGGAACAACTGACCACCTGGCTGACAGAGGCCACCACAGATG ATCATCTGAAGAGTGCTGCCATCCTCATCCTGCCAGAGCTCTTCAAAGAAAGATCAAAGTTTTTCTACTGCTTGGATGAG GAGCCATGCAGCCCGTTTCCAGTCATGGTCATCGACAATGCTGTGAATCCCCTCCTATGCTCCAACAATGTCTCGATCAAGATGGATGGAGTCACTGTCACAAGTGGGGAGATGGACATCCCTCATGCACTCCAATGTCTTTtggaaatttattttatttttggtgtGGAGTACCCAAAGCAAATCCGACACACCTTGAGTTTTGTGgaacattatttttttaaaattcaaaatACCCCAGTTTCTATTCCTGTCCTCAAACTCTATAACCAAATTTGTTCATGA
- the LOC132888294 gene encoding actin-binding protein WASF2-like, which translates to MYVAVSFPAEGLFFVVPVSWLIEDKCYWPPFKTLDKVKKAALQNETPDPNCWTLHPVEVLKVKDTYEKAHGHYLKAKRGEKLETDEETMKRKRKPNMKFIQSSDEDDDRPYFPPAPKIRRLPEKISVPNSEFTSQAPQVPTTTTLPLPPPPQLPPLPPLPQRPPSHEVYSQSHRTPSVTRTSTYPAVLSNQAASPPLETSHLFLTSSHGEFTSQAPQLPTTTTLPLPPPSPLPPLPQLPTISPLPAPPQLPSKSPLFRTSSHGEFTSQAQHHPSNQQISIQQDFCRLVLQHLRTIEEEVKEVKQQVAANTAILQKLGGAGVADLCLVQETNMPLSNLEELEELERQLGSDIDLKNQLVNILAVLGGKTTKDAVKRMLGRILRKSLALQINWTGAGGKVAFKSLHLKNVLHRAVRRVVHTATEEDLQKEVAKYLKGAADQEGGRKDRQKKVGNGEMGNI; encoded by the exons atgtatgtAGCCGTTTCCTTCCCCGCGGAGGGCTTGTTTTTTGTGGTGCCTGTTTCATGGCTCATAGAAGATAAATGTTACTGGCCTCCCTTTAAAACGCTGGACAAGGTAAAAAAGGCTGCCCTACAAAATGAAACCCCTGACCCCAACTGTTGGACACTTCATCCAGTTGAGGTGCTTAAAGTTAAAG aCACATACGAAAAGGCCCACGGCCACTACCTTAAAGCAAAAAGAGGAGAGAAGCTGGAGACAGATGAGGAGAccatgaaaagaaaaagaaa GCCAAACATGAAATTCATCCAATCCAGTGATGAAGACGATGACCGTCCCTATTTCCCTCCGGCTCCAAAAATTCGGCGACTGCCAGAGAAAATTTCTGTACCAAATTCAG AGTTTACCAGTCAGGCACCACAGGTCccaaccaccaccaccctgcctctaccaccaccaccacaactcCCACCTCTACCACCACTACCGCAGCGCCCACCCAGCCATGAAG tgtacagtcaatcacacagaaCCCCTTCAGTCACCAGGACCAGTACTTACCCTGCAG TGTTGTCCAACCAAGCAGCCAGTCCCCCGTTGGAAACCTCACATCTTTTTCTGACATCCAGCCATGGAG AGTTTACCAGTCAGGCACCACagctccccaccaccaccaccctgcctctaccaccaccatcacctctaCCACCACTACCACAGCTTCCAACGATTTCACCTCTGCCAGCACCACCACAGCTTCCATCGAAGTCACCTCTTTTTCGAACATCCAGCCATGGAG AGTTTACCAGTCAGGCACAGCATCATCCATCAAATCAGCAAATCAGCATCCAGCAAG ATTTTTGCAGACTTGTTCTGCAGCACCTCCGGACGATTGAGGAGGAGGTTAAGGAGGTTAAGCAGCAGGTGGCTGCAAATACGGCCATTCTGCAGAAGCTAGGGGGTGCTGGTGTGGCAGACCTTTGCCTCGTCCAGGAAACCAACATGCCCCTCAGTAACCTGGAGGAACTGGAGGAGCTGGAGAGGCAGCTTGGGTCTGACATTGACCTGAAAAACCAACTG GTGAACATACTTGCTGTTTTAGGGGGGAAAACCACCAAAGACGCGGTGAAGAGGATGTTGGGCCGTATTTTGAGGAAGTCCCTGGCGCTTCAAATAAATTGGACTGGTGCTGGAGGAAAGGTGGCGTTCAAGTCTTTACACCTGAAGAATGTGTTGCACa GAGCTGTTAGGAGAGTGGTGCACACAGCAACAGAAGAGGACCTGCAAAAAGAAGTTGCAAAGTACCTAAAGGGGGCGGCTGACCAAGAGGGAGGGAGAAAAGACAGGCAGAAAAAAGTGGGCAATGGGGAGATGGGGAATATTTGA
- the mt2 gene encoding metallothionein-2 produces MDPCECSKTGSCSCGDSCSCGGQCSCGESCSCDKSCSCGDSCKCTNSQCASKKKGCCATGCRKCTSGCACPKAHGDHK; encoded by the exons ATGGATCCCTGCGAGTGCTCCAAGA CTGGGTCGTGCAGCTGTGGTGACTCGTGCAGCTGTGGTGGACAATGCAGCTGTGGTGAGTCATGCAGCTGTGATAAGTCATGCAGCTGTGGTGATTCCTGTAAATGCACCAACTCCCAGTGTGCATCCAAAAAGAAAG GCTGCTGTGCTACTGGCTGCAGAAAATGCACATCTGGATGTGCGTGTCCAAAGGCACATGGGGACCACAAGTAG